One Rhodobacteraceae bacterium M385 genomic region harbors:
- a CDS encoding thermonuclease family protein — MDFLFLLLFLGGLFVFFRWIRSHRHDDDLINDDPHWQPPPKRQSTPRPPAPQRRVSAPPPAPYSAETSRPAPQGQCVSGKAYVVDGDTIKIKKKQIRLFGIDAPEMNHPFGKRAKWAMFELCKNEIVTAEITDTDEYGRVVAKCTLSDGRDLSAELVKQGLALDWPKYSGGIYRAMETPDARKKLWLADARQKGRMHVWEQFDARERAKASR, encoded by the coding sequence ATGGATTTCCTGTTTCTGCTCCTCTTTCTCGGGGGCCTATTCGTTTTCTTCAGATGGATCAGGTCACATCGACATGATGATGATCTGATTAACGACGACCCACACTGGCAACCGCCCCCAAAACGCCAGTCCACCCCGAGACCTCCAGCGCCGCAACGGCGGGTCTCAGCCCCGCCGCCCGCGCCCTATTCTGCTGAAACATCACGGCCAGCCCCCCAAGGTCAGTGCGTCTCTGGCAAGGCCTATGTCGTGGATGGCGATACGATTAAAATCAAGAAAAAGCAGATCAGGCTCTTTGGAATCGACGCGCCGGAAATGAACCACCCCTTCGGCAAACGCGCCAAATGGGCGATGTTTGAATTGTGCAAAAATGAAATCGTTACAGCCGAGATCACCGACACCGACGAATATGGCCGTGTTGTCGCCAAATGCACCCTGAGTGACGGGCGGGATTTGTCGGCAGAACTGGTGAAGCAGGGGCTCGCGCTGGATTGGCCGAAATACTCCGGCGGCATTTACCGGGCGATGGAAACACCCGACGCCCGCAAGAAGCTTTGGCTTGCGGACGCGCGTCAAAAGGGGCGGATGCACGTGTGGGAGCAATTCGACGCCCGCGAACGGGCGAAGGCCTCTCGGTAA
- the hutI gene encoding imidazolonepropionase has protein sequence MLLTNAHVVTLQADADYGLIADGAVALDGDRIAWVGPAANVPAAYLNGPQTDLGGRLVTPALIDCHTHVVFGGNRAAEFELRLNGASYEAVARAGGGIISTVKATRDATEDALLADALPRVDAMLAEGVSLIEVKSGYGLTQDDELKLLRVARRIAQVRPIEVRTSFLGAHAVPPEYAGNPDAYIDEVCLPALRAAHAEGLVDAVDGFCEGIAFNTAQIARVFDLAAELGLPVKLHAEQLSHIGGTKLASDYRALSADHLEYATDADAAALAKSGTVAVVLPGAFYTLRETQAPPIASFRKHGVPMALASDCNPGSSPLTSPLLAMNMACTLFRMTPLEALLGMTAHAARALGEGDRGRIVPGAPADLAVWDVNHPAELAYRIGFNPLHSRIFKGAL, from the coding sequence ATGCTCCTGACGAACGCCCATGTCGTGACCCTTCAAGCGGATGCCGATTACGGCCTGATCGCCGACGGCGCGGTTGCCTTGGATGGCGACCGGATTGCATGGGTTGGTCCCGCCGCCAACGTGCCCGCCGCCTACCTCAACGGGCCGCAGACGGACCTTGGCGGGCGGCTTGTGACCCCCGCGCTGATCGACTGCCATACCCATGTCGTCTTCGGCGGCAACCGCGCGGCAGAGTTCGAACTTCGCCTCAATGGCGCCAGCTACGAGGCCGTTGCCCGCGCAGGCGGCGGCATCATCTCGACCGTCAAAGCCACCCGCGACGCCACCGAGGATGCCCTGCTGGCCGACGCCCTGCCCCGTGTCGATGCGATGCTGGCCGAAGGCGTCTCCTTGATCGAGGTGAAATCCGGCTACGGGCTGACCCAGGATGATGAGCTGAAGTTGCTCCGCGTGGCCCGTCGCATCGCCCAAGTGCGCCCGATCGAGGTCCGCACCAGCTTCCTTGGGGCCCACGCCGTGCCGCCTGAATATGCGGGTAACCCCGATGCCTATATCGACGAAGTCTGCCTTCCCGCCCTACGGGCCGCCCATGCCGAAGGGCTTGTGGATGCCGTGGACGGGTTCTGTGAGGGCATCGCCTTTAACACCGCCCAGATCGCGCGAGTCTTCGATCTAGCCGCGGAACTGGGCCTTCCCGTGAAGCTCCATGCCGAACAGCTTTCCCACATCGGCGGCACGAAATTAGCCTCGGATTACAGAGCCCTAAGCGCTGACCATCTGGAATACGCCACCGATGCCGACGCGGCAGCCCTTGCCAAATCAGGCACTGTCGCCGTGGTCCTGCCCGGCGCGTTCTACACCCTACGCGAAACCCAAGCCCCGCCCATTGCGTCCTTCCGCAAGCACGGCGTGCCGATGGCACTGGCGAGTGATTGCAACCCCGGTTCCTCTCCTCTCACCTCTCCTTTGCTGGCGATGAACATGGCCTGCACCCTGTTCCGCATGACCCCGCTCGAGGCGCTCTTGGGCATGACCGCCCACGCCGCCCGCGCCCTTGGCGAAGGTGACCGCGGCCGCATCGTCCCCGGTGCTCCGGCTGATCTGGCGGTCTGGGACGTAAACCACCCGGCGGAGCTGGCCTATCGCATCGGCTTCAACCCCCTCCATTCCCGCATCTTCAAAGGCGCATTATGA
- the hutG gene encoding N-formylglutamate deformylase, translating into MTPVTVTRGDGPLVLGLPHTGTFVPDDVAAALNDNGHKLADTDWHIDRLYADLLPGVTTVRANFHRYVIDANRDPSGVSLYPGQNTTTLVPLTDFDGADIWETPPSDADINTRRAAFHAPYHAALKAELDRVRAIHGAAILYDCHSIRSGIPFLFDGTLPDLNIGTNRGTTCAPQVEAATVAISNAAPYPTVLNGRFKGGWTTRHYGQPAQGVHAIQMELAQSTYLSAEAPPWAYDTAKAAALRPHLANILSALADMAPSLGAPS; encoded by the coding sequence ATGACCCCCGTCACCGTCACCCGAGGCGACGGCCCGCTGGTTCTGGGGCTGCCCCATACAGGGACGTTTGTGCCCGATGATGTCGCCGCCGCGCTGAATGATAACGGTCACAAACTGGCCGACACCGATTGGCATATCGACCGTCTCTACGCTGACCTGCTGCCCGGTGTCACAACCGTGCGGGCCAATTTCCACCGCTATGTGATCGACGCCAATCGCGACCCCTCGGGCGTCAGCCTCTACCCCGGCCAGAACACCACAACGCTGGTCCCTCTGACGGATTTCGACGGCGCGGATATATGGGAAACGCCGCCCTCTGACGCCGATATCAACACCCGGCGCGCCGCCTTCCACGCCCCTTATCATGCTGCCTTGAAAGCAGAATTAGACCGGGTGCGGGCCATCCACGGCGCGGCGATCCTTTATGACTGCCACTCTATCCGCTCCGGCATTCCGTTCCTTTTTGACGGTACTCTGCCGGACCTCAACATCGGCACCAATAGGGGCACCACCTGCGCCCCGCAGGTCGAGGCCGCAACCGTCGCAATCAGCAACGCCGCGCCCTATCCCACCGTGCTGAACGGGCGTTTCAAAGGCGGCTGGACCACGCGCCACTACGGTCAACCGGCTCAAGGCGTTCACGCGATCCAGATGGAACTGGCGCAATCCACCTATCTTTCAGCCGAGGCGCCGCCTTGGGCCTACGACACCGCCAAAGCCGCCGCCCTGCGCCCGCATTTGGCCAACATCCTTTCTGCATTGGCCGACATGGCCCCGAGCCTAGGAGCCCCCTCATGA
- the hutH gene encoding histidine ammonia-lyase, with the protein MTLTLTPGAATLEQLHAIWADGHPVVLEASSHAGIKAAQALVAKAANGDTAVYGVNTGFGKLASVKIAAKDVATLQRNLILSHCCGVGEALDTPTTRLMMALKLLSLGRGASGVAMTTVEILQDMLAHGVTPVIPSQGSVGASGDLAPLAHMAAAMIGAGEAVFDGTRMPAAEALAKAGLQPIVLGPKEGLALINGTQFSTACALVGLWGAWRNAATCVLTCALSTDAIMGSTAPLQDAIHTLRGHRGQIAVARAQRALMEGSVIRESHREGDTRVQDPYCIRCQPQVTGAAMDLLHFAGRTLEVEANAVTDNPLVLVEDDLIVSGGNFHAEPVGFAADQIAVALSEIGAIAQRRVALMVDPTLSFDLPPFLTPDPGLNSGLMIAEVTTAALMSENKHLANPCTTDSTPTSANQEDHVSMAAHAARRLERMNRNLNVILGVEAMCGVQGIEFRAPLETSPALKAAMSVLRAEVPAIAEDRYMAPSIEAASTLVAKGTLAASVALPGFVKGHAQ; encoded by the coding sequence ATGACCCTGACCCTTACCCCCGGCGCGGCGACGCTGGAGCAGTTGCACGCCATCTGGGCCGACGGCCACCCGGTCGTTCTGGAGGCGTCCTCTCATGCCGGGATCAAGGCCGCTCAGGCACTTGTCGCCAAGGCTGCAAACGGCGACACAGCCGTTTACGGCGTCAACACAGGCTTCGGCAAACTGGCCAGCGTGAAGATCGCCGCCAAAGACGTGGCGACCCTGCAACGCAACCTGATCCTGTCCCATTGCTGCGGCGTGGGAGAGGCCCTGGACACGCCCACCACCCGCCTGATGATGGCGTTGAAACTGCTTTCTCTGGGGCGCGGCGCGTCGGGCGTGGCGATGACCACCGTTGAGATCTTGCAAGACATGCTGGCCCATGGCGTGACCCCGGTGATCCCCTCTCAAGGGTCCGTCGGGGCCTCGGGCGACCTTGCGCCGCTGGCCCATATGGCCGCCGCGATGATCGGCGCGGGCGAGGCGGTTTTCGACGGCACCCGGATGCCCGCCGCCGAGGCATTGGCCAAAGCGGGCCTACAGCCCATCGTGCTTGGCCCCAAGGAAGGTCTCGCGCTGATTAACGGCACCCAATTCTCCACCGCTTGTGCGCTCGTGGGCCTTTGGGGCGCTTGGCGCAACGCGGCGACTTGCGTGCTGACCTGTGCGCTGTCCACCGATGCGATCATGGGCTCTACCGCGCCCTTGCAGGACGCGATCCACACCCTCCGCGGCCACCGGGGCCAGATCGCTGTCGCCCGTGCGCAACGCGCGTTGATGGAGGGCTCTGTCATTCGCGAAAGCCACCGCGAAGGCGATACCCGCGTGCAAGACCCTTACTGCATCCGCTGCCAGCCGCAGGTGACGGGCGCGGCGATGGACCTGCTGCATTTCGCGGGCCGTACGCTTGAGGTAGAGGCCAATGCCGTCACGGATAACCCCCTTGTTCTTGTAGAAGATGACCTCATCGTGTCGGGCGGCAACTTCCACGCCGAACCCGTCGGTTTCGCCGCCGATCAAATCGCCGTGGCCCTGTCGGAAATTGGCGCGATTGCGCAGCGCCGGGTGGCCCTGATGGTGGACCCAACGCTCAGCTTCGACCTGCCGCCCTTCCTGACACCTGATCCCGGCCTCAACTCGGGCCTGATGATTGCCGAAGTCACCACCGCCGCTTTGATGAGCGAAAACAAACACCTCGCCAACCCGTGCACCACCGACAGCACGCCGACCTCAGCCAACCAAGAGGATCACGTTTCCATGGCCGCCCATGCGGCCCGGCGGCTAGAGCGGATGAACCGCAACCTCAATGTGATCCTGGGGGTCGAGGCGATGTGCGGCGTCCAAGGGATCGAGTTCCGCGCCCCGCTGGAAACCAGCCCTGCCTTGAAAGCCGCCATGTCGGTGCTGCGTGCCGAAGTGCCCGCCATCGCGGAAGACCGCTACATGGCCCCGTCGATCGAGGCCGCAAGCACTCTTGTCGCCAAAGGCACCCTCGCCGCATCGGTCGCCCTGCCCGGCTTCGTGAAAGGCCATGCCCAATGA
- the nagB gene encoding glucosamine-6-phosphate deaminase, producing the protein MKILIVPTKEAAIARAADIVAAEVAAKPDAVLGLATGGTMVPLYAELARRHRGGDFSMAGVTSFNLDEYVGLAPDHPGSYHHYMAEALFDLTDMRKDHAHLPRGDAADPKAEALAYEARIAKAGGIDLQLLGIGQNGHIGFNEPTSSLGSRTRIKTLTDSTLRANRPYFDSDEAVPKYAITMGIASILEARTCLLLALGEAKADAAAAMIEGAVSAMCPASALQMHPQTTVILDEAAASKLKLIEYYHHVHPGGQESEYS; encoded by the coding sequence ATGAAGATTTTGATCGTTCCGACCAAAGAGGCCGCGATTGCGCGGGCGGCGGATATCGTCGCGGCGGAAGTTGCCGCCAAGCCGGATGCGGTTCTGGGCCTTGCAACAGGGGGCACGATGGTGCCGCTTTACGCGGAACTGGCGCGGCGGCACCGGGGGGGAGATTTCTCGATGGCGGGGGTGACCTCGTTCAATCTGGATGAATACGTGGGCCTCGCCCCTGATCATCCGGGATCGTATCACCATTACATGGCCGAGGCGTTGTTTGACCTGACCGACATGCGCAAGGATCACGCGCATCTTCCGCGCGGCGATGCCGCTGACCCCAAGGCAGAAGCACTGGCCTATGAGGCGCGGATTGCCAAGGCGGGCGGCATTGATTTGCAGCTTCTGGGGATCGGGCAGAACGGCCATATCGGCTTCAATGAGCCCACGTCGAGCCTTGGGTCGCGCACAAGGATCAAGACGCTGACCGACAGCACGTTGCGTGCTAACCGCCCCTATTTCGACAGTGACGAAGCGGTGCCGAAATATGCGATCACGATGGGCATCGCCTCGATTCTGGAGGCGCGAACCTGTCTGTTGTTGGCATTGGGTGAGGCCAAGGCGGACGCCGCCGCGGCGATGATCGAGGGGGCGGTGAGCGCCATGTGTCCGGCCTCGGCCCTGCAAATGCACCCGCAAACCACGGTTATTCTGGACGAGGCCGCCGCCAGCAAGTTGAAGTTGATCGAGTATTACCACCACGTTCACCCCGGAGGGCAAGAGAGTGAATACTCCTGA
- a CDS encoding formimidoylglutamate deiminase: MQVIWAETALLPSGWASDVRVDVDDAGRISAVETGVPAAGQRVPMLLPAPVNVHSHAFQRAMAGLTEKRGPNPSDSFWTWRQLMFRFLDRLTPDHIEAITAFVQMEMLEAGYACNAEFHYLHHQPGGVPYDTLAETAHRVIAASEQTGIGLCLLPVLYQFGGCDGRDLGPGQIRFGNDLERYSALLENAGCALRAADATLGAAPHSLRAVSREDLAQVAQLFPQGPIHMHLAEQRAEVAEVQAARGARPVQWALQNMEIDARWCLIHCTQMTAAETLALARSQAVAGLCPITESSLGDGTFDGIRWANAGGAMAVGSDSNIRIALAEELRTLDYSQRLRDGTRAAFASADKSTGRRLFDAVLEGGAQATQRNAGKLEVGAWADMLTLDTGSEHLWGRRGDTALDAWIFAGDDRLVRDVWSAGRHMVTGGQHRRRAEIVAAYKQTIDALKDAL; the protein is encoded by the coding sequence ATGCAGGTGATTTGGGCTGAAACGGCGCTACTGCCCTCGGGCTGGGCGTCAGATGTGCGGGTAGATGTGGACGACGCGGGCCGCATCAGTGCCGTCGAAACAGGCGTGCCCGCAGCGGGGCAGCGGGTGCCGATGTTGCTGCCCGCCCCGGTTAACGTCCACAGTCACGCCTTCCAGCGCGCCATGGCCGGGCTAACAGAGAAACGCGGTCCGAATCCCAGTGACAGTTTCTGGACGTGGCGGCAGCTGATGTTCCGCTTCCTTGACCGCCTGACACCGGATCATATCGAGGCGATTACCGCCTTCGTGCAGATGGAGATGTTGGAGGCGGGATATGCCTGCAACGCAGAGTTCCACTATCTACACCACCAGCCCGGCGGCGTGCCCTATGACACGCTGGCCGAGACCGCACACCGGGTGATTGCCGCGTCCGAGCAGACCGGAATTGGGCTGTGCCTGCTGCCTGTCCTTTACCAATTCGGCGGCTGTGACGGGCGCGACTTGGGGCCGGGGCAGATCCGCTTTGGCAATGATCTGGAGCGATACTCGGCGTTGCTAGAAAACGCGGGGTGTGCGTTGCGGGCGGCGGATGCAACCCTTGGGGCCGCGCCCCATTCCCTGAGGGCCGTGAGCCGGGAAGATTTGGCGCAAGTCGCGCAGTTGTTCCCGCAGGGGCCGATCCACATGCATCTGGCCGAGCAGCGGGCGGAAGTGGCCGAGGTTCAGGCCGCAAGGGGGGCGCGTCCGGTGCAGTGGGCCTTGCAGAATATGGAGATTGACGCCCGGTGGTGTCTGATCCACTGCACGCAGATGACAGCGGCGGAAACGCTTGCCTTGGCACGATCACAGGCCGTGGCCGGTCTCTGCCCGATTACCGAAAGCAGCCTTGGGGACGGCACTTTCGACGGCATCAGATGGGCCAACGCGGGCGGGGCGATGGCCGTGGGGTCGGATAGTAACATCCGCATCGCCCTGGCCGAGGAATTGCGGACGCTGGATTATTCGCAACGTCTGCGCGATGGCACTCGGGCGGCGTTTGCCAGTGCCGATAAGTCCACCGGACGGCGGTTGTTTGATGCGGTGCTAGAGGGCGGCGCACAGGCGACGCAACGCAACGCGGGCAAGCTGGAGGTGGGCGCTTGGGCTGATATGCTGACGCTCGACACCGGGTCCGAGCATCTGTGGGGGCGCAGGGGCGACACTGCGCTGGACGCCTGGATTTTCGCGGGCGATGACAGGCTGGTGCGCGATGTTTGGTCTGCGGGCCGTCACATGGTAACAGGCGGGCAACACCGCCGCCGCGCAGAGATTGTGGCCGCTTACAAACAGACGATTGACGCCTTGAAAGACGCTTTATGA
- a CDS encoding urocanate hydratase → MNNPRHNLRDVFPPTGSEITAKSWLTEAPMRMLMNNLHPDVAENPHELVVYGGIGRAARTWEDFDAIVAALKDLEETQTLLVQSGKPVGVFNTHRDAPRVLIANSNLVPHWANWDHFNELDKKGLAMYGQMTAGSWIYIGTQGIVQGTYETFMEAGRQHYDGNLKGRWILTGGLGGMGGAQPLAAVMAGACCLAVECDETRADFRLRTRYVDEKTHSLDDALAMIDRWTKAGEAKSVALIGNAADVFPELVKRGVKPDMVTDQTSAHDPVHGYLPQGWSVAEWREKQESDPKAVEKAARASMKVQVAAMVDFWNQGVPTLDYGNNIRQVAQEEGLENAFAFPGFVPAYIRPLFCRGVGPFRWCALSGDPEDIYKTDAKVKELIDDPHLHNWLDMARERIAFQGLPARICWVGLGLRDKLGLAFNEMVRNGELSAPVVIGRDHLDSGSVASPNRETEAMKDGSDAVSDWPLLNAMLNVAGGATWVSLHHGGGVGMGFSQHSGMVICCDGSEDADRRIANVLWNDPATGVMRHADAGYDIALDCARENGLNLPGIL, encoded by the coding sequence ATGAACAACCCACGCCACAACCTGCGCGACGTGTTCCCCCCCACCGGGTCCGAGATCACGGCCAAGTCCTGGCTGACCGAGGCCCCCATGCGGATGCTAATGAACAACCTGCATCCCGATGTGGCCGAGAACCCCCACGAATTGGTCGTTTACGGCGGAATCGGACGCGCTGCGCGAACGTGGGAAGACTTTGACGCCATCGTCGCAGCCCTGAAAGATCTGGAGGAAACTCAGACACTTCTGGTGCAATCGGGCAAGCCCGTGGGCGTGTTCAACACCCATAGGGATGCGCCGCGTGTGTTGATTGCGAACTCCAACCTCGTGCCCCATTGGGCCAATTGGGACCACTTCAACGAGTTGGATAAAAAGGGCCTCGCCATGTACGGCCAGATGACGGCCGGCTCGTGGATTTACATCGGCACCCAAGGCATCGTTCAAGGCACCTACGAGACATTTATGGAGGCAGGCCGTCAGCACTACGACGGCAACCTGAAGGGCCGTTGGATTTTGACCGGCGGGCTTGGCGGCATGGGCGGCGCGCAACCTTTGGCCGCCGTGATGGCGGGCGCGTGCTGTTTGGCCGTGGAATGTGACGAGACCCGCGCCGACTTCCGCCTGCGCACCCGCTACGTTGACGAAAAAACCCACTCTCTCGATGATGCCTTAGCGATGATCGACCGCTGGACCAAAGCCGGAGAGGCGAAATCCGTCGCCCTCATCGGCAACGCCGCCGATGTCTTCCCCGAGCTGGTGAAGCGTGGTGTGAAGCCCGATATGGTCACCGACCAGACCTCGGCCCACGATCCCGTGCATGGCTACCTGCCCCAAGGCTGGAGCGTCGCCGAATGGCGCGAGAAGCAGGAGAGCGACCCGAAAGCGGTAGAAAAAGCCGCCCGTGCGTCGATGAAAGTGCAAGTCGCCGCCATGGTGGACTTCTGGAACCAAGGCGTGCCAACGCTGGATTACGGCAACAATATCAGACAGGTGGCCCAGGAAGAGGGGCTGGAAAACGCCTTCGCCTTCCCCGGTTTCGTCCCCGCCTATATCCGCCCTCTGTTCTGCCGGGGCGTGGGCCCGTTCCGCTGGTGTGCCCTGTCTGGCGACCCGGAAGATATCTACAAGACCGACGCCAAGGTGAAGGAACTGATCGACGACCCGCACCTGCATAATTGGCTGGATATGGCGCGCGAGCGTATCGCCTTCCAAGGTCTGCCTGCGCGTATCTGTTGGGTCGGCCTTGGCCTGCGCGACAAGCTTGGCCTCGCGTTCAACGAGATGGTCCGTAACGGCGAACTCTCCGCCCCCGTTGTCATCGGCCGCGACCACCTTGATAGCGGCTCTGTCGCCTCTCCCAACCGCGAAACCGAGGCGATGAAAGACGGCTCGGACGCCGTATCGGATTGGCCGCTCCTGAACGCCATGCTCAACGTCGCGGGCGGAGCCACTTGGGTTTCCCTGCACCACGGCGGCGGTGTCGGCATGGGCTTTTCGCAGCATTCAGGCATGGTGATCTGCTGTGACGGGTCCGAGGACGCCGACCGCCGCATTGCCAACGTGCTGTGGAACGATCCCGCCACCGGAGTCATGCGCCACGCCGACGCGGGCTATGACATCGCGCTGGACTGTGCCCGCGAAAACGGGCTGAACTTGCCGGGTATACTTTGA
- a CDS encoding GntR family transcriptional regulator: MNTPSFRNWQSVQDEALRRIHAREWAPGELIPNEADLAEEFGCARSTVNRALRALAESGILDRKRKAGTRVAAQPAARATLTIPVLRHEIEDRGEVYGYQLAYRALQVPPISASAAMGTSATQQLLHVRALHLASGTPYAMEDRWINTEVAPKALDEDFREISANEWLLHHVPYTHGDIAFSAVAAPDDVAEALLCAAGEAVFAMDRVTWDGTSSVTKVRLLFAPGYQMRTAL; the protein is encoded by the coding sequence ATGAACACCCCTTCGTTCCGAAACTGGCAAAGCGTGCAGGACGAGGCGTTGCGCCGTATTCATGCGCGTGAATGGGCGCCGGGGGAGTTGATCCCGAACGAGGCCGATCTGGCCGAAGAGTTCGGCTGCGCAAGGTCCACCGTGAACCGGGCGCTGAGGGCGCTGGCGGAAAGCGGCATTCTGGATCGCAAGCGCAAGGCGGGCACACGGGTGGCAGCGCAGCCTGCGGCAAGGGCCACCCTGACGATCCCGGTGTTGCGCCACGAGATTGAGGATCGCGGGGAGGTCTACGGCTATCAACTGGCCTACCGGGCGCTGCAAGTGCCCCCGATCAGCGCCAGCGCCGCCATGGGCACGTCTGCGACGCAGCAATTGTTGCATGTGCGCGCCCTGCATCTGGCCAGCGGAACGCCCTATGCCATGGAAGACCGCTGGATCAACACCGAGGTCGCCCCCAAGGCGTTGGATGAGGATTTCAGGGAGATCAGCGCCAACGAATGGCTGTTGCATCATGTGCCTTACACCCACGGCGACATCGCCTTTTCCGCGGTGGCGGCCCCCGATGACGTAGCCGAAGCGCTGCTCTGCGCGGCGGGGGAGGCGGTTTTTGCCATGGACCGGGTGACGTGGGACGGCACCTCGTCGGTCACCAAGGTCCGGTTGTTGTTCGCGCCCGGCTACCAGATGCGCACCGCGTTATAG
- a CDS encoding aromatic ring-hydroxylating dioxygenase subunit alpha, with protein MFLRNAWYVAAWDHEVTHDLQQILVLGEKICIFRSQSGELVALEDACPHRKLPLSKGRIKGDTVECGYHGLTFDCAGKCVWSPGAGRIPSNANVHAYPLAEKYGLVWIWMGNPALADASDIFEIENYDNPDWGINRGAAMELDCNYLLMCDNLLDPTHVAWVHQSSFAAPATKDTPLRIKKTEDGVIVHRWMMDHEPAPFYKKVVEFEGNCDRLQHYEVRYPSHALIRAVFTPAGTGGPDGPLHENTFIMDSYNFMTPTTEGQTRYYWFQLRNIRPDDAALSQMMSEDVQHAFEEDRAVLNAVQIGMANKTSPHIDLPIDGGQLRFRRQLQAMINEEAQVDAQMAE; from the coding sequence ATGTTTTTAAGGAACGCTTGGTACGTGGCCGCGTGGGATCATGAAGTCACGCACGACTTGCAGCAGATCTTGGTTCTGGGCGAGAAAATCTGCATCTTCCGCTCTCAAAGCGGCGAATTGGTCGCGCTGGAAGACGCCTGCCCCCACCGCAAGCTGCCGCTGTCCAAGGGGCGGATCAAGGGCGACACGGTGGAATGCGGCTACCACGGGCTGACGTTCGATTGCGCGGGCAAATGCGTCTGGTCGCCGGGCGCCGGGCGCATTCCGTCCAACGCCAATGTCCACGCCTATCCCCTGGCCGAAAAATACGGGCTGGTCTGGATCTGGATGGGCAACCCGGCGCTGGCTGACGCCTCGGACATCTTCGAGATCGAGAACTACGATAACCCTGATTGGGGCATCAACCGCGGCGCCGCGATGGAGCTGGACTGCAACTATCTGCTGATGTGCGACAACCTACTGGACCCCACCCATGTGGCGTGGGTTCACCAGTCCAGCTTTGCCGCCCCCGCCACCAAGGACACGCCCCTGCGGATCAAGAAGACCGAGGACGGCGTGATCGTGCATCGCTGGATGATGGATCACGAACCGGCACCCTTCTATAAGAAGGTGGTGGAGTTTGAGGGCAATTGCGACCGCCTCCAACATTACGAGGTGCGCTATCCGTCTCACGCGCTGATCCGCGCGGTATTCACCCCTGCGGGCACAGGCGGGCCGGACGGGCCGCTTCACGAGAACACCTTCATCATGGACAGCTACAACTTCATGACCCCCACGACCGAGGGTCAAACCCGCTACTATTGGTTCCAGCTCCGCAATATCCGCCCCGATGATGCCGCGCTGTCCCAGATGATGAGCGAGGACGTGCAACACGCCTTTGAAGAGGACCGCGCGGTTCTGAATGCGGTACAGATCGGCATGGCCAACAAGACCTCTCCCCATATCGACCTGCCGATCGATGGCGGCCAATTGCGGTTCCGCAGGCAGCTTCAGGCGATGATTAACGAAGAGGCGCAGGTTGACGCGCAGATGGCCGAGTAA
- a CDS encoding phytanoyl-CoA dioxygenase family protein, with protein sequence MHALVTQDHIDAYQRDGVVLVKGLFADHVDAIRAGIERNMAEPGPYAAENLKADEGGRFFDDYCNWTRIAEFEEVIRTSPAAEVAADLMGSSRVQVFHDHVLVKEPGTSKPTPWHQDGPYYFVEGIQNVSFWSPMDAVTGASLRCVAGSHAWEKQVLPTRWLAETSFYPNEDDYMPVPDPDAEGMDIREWEMEPGDAVAFNYGTLHGARGNTTQTRRRAFSLRLLGDDARYVERPGPTSPPFPGHDMTPGQVLREDWFPVIYQR encoded by the coding sequence ATGCACGCCCTTGTCACCCAAGACCATATTGATGCCTATCAGCGCGACGGCGTGGTGCTGGTGAAGGGGCTTTTTGCCGATCATGTCGACGCGATCCGCGCGGGCATTGAACGCAACATGGCAGAGCCCGGCCCCTATGCGGCCGAGAACCTGAAGGCGGACGAAGGCGGGCGCTTTTTCGATGATTACTGCAATTGGACCCGCATCGCGGAATTTGAGGAGGTCATTCGCACCTCTCCCGCTGCCGAAGTCGCCGCTGACCTGATGGGATCTTCCCGCGTGCAGGTGTTCCACGATCATGTGTTGGTGAAAGAGCCGGGCACCTCCAAGCCTACGCCCTGGCACCAGGACGGTCCGTACTACTTTGTCGAAGGCATCCAGAACGTCAGCTTCTGGTCGCCAATGGATGCGGTGACGGGGGCCAGCTTGCGCTGCGTGGCAGGAAGCCATGCTTGGGAAAAACAAGTGTTGCCAACACGTTGGTTGGCCGAGACGAGCTTTTATCCCAATGAAGACGACTATATGCCCGTGCCGGACCCCGACGCGGAAGGCATGGATATTCGCGAATGGGAAATGGAACCCGGCGACGCGGTGGCGTTCAATTATGGCACCCTGCACGGGGCGCGCGGCAACACCACACAGACGCGGCGCCGCGCGTTTTCGCTGCGCCTTTTGGGGGACGATGCCCGCTATGTGGAACGCCCGGGCCCGACCTCTCCACCGTTTCCCGGCCACGACATGACACCGGGCCAAGTCCTGCGCGAGGATTGGTTCCCGGTAATCTATCAGCGCTAG